AGGAACGGAACGAGGTAAAGAAAGCTGGTTCAGTGTCGGAACGGCACTTGAGCCTGTAGGCTCCTCACGTCACTGCTTCAGCCGGGTCCTCCCCGTTTGCCCCTCTGTCTTCGACAGAGTAAGGAACGGGCAAACGGGTCCCGCCCCGAGGTCCCTTCCCCAAAACGGCCAAACGCCGTTGGCGTTTGATCTGTTGCCGTTTTGGCCGGGATGACGAGGAGTTTTCCCTGCCCCAGCTTGTACGGCCCCCCCAATGCCCGCTCCGGCGGTGGGCCTGATGTGTTGCCCGGGTCTGTCCTTCCATTACAGGGGATCTCTTACCGGTTTTCCCGATGGGAAAACCGCCGAGATGACGTTCTGACTTGACCGCCGGGCGCCGGGTTCCGCCGGGATGACGAGGGGAGGAGGAGAGAGTTTTCCCATGTCCCGAGAACCGCGGGGCGGGGCGGGCGAAAAAGCCCGTAATGTGATATAATATAATATAGACATTCACCGGGAGAAGCCCAATGATATCTACCCACACCATCAGCTCAAAAAGCGAAGAAGCCGCCGTCCGGCGGGTCATGGTCGGAGCCTTTGGCAAGGGCGTCAAGGACGTGATCTACGGCAAGTTTGACTTTGCCAGGCTCTGCTGCGGCCGGGAATGGCTGGTGTTTGCCAAAAGCGATGACGGCAGGATAGCCTCCAGCATCAACACCATCCCTTCGCCCGTCTATATAGACGGCGTGGCCGTTCCCCACGCGGGCATCGGCGAGGTGGGCACCCTGCCCGAATACCGCCGGCAGGGCATGGCCAATCTGTGCCTGGACAAATGCCACCGGCTCTTTTTGGAGCGGGACGTGCACCTGTCCAGCCTGGCCCCCTTCGCCTACTATTTTTACCGCAGGGCCGGCTGGGAAATAGGCTGCAGCTGCATGTCCGTGGAAGCGGTCCCCGAGGCCTTCTGCGACTGGGAAGGCGCCGAGCTCTGCTTTGACGACCCGGCGGAGCCGTCGGTCATCATGGACCTCTACGCCCGGCATTTTGCCAAATACAATTGCTCCACGGTCCGCAGCGCCCTGTGGTGGAAGCGCTATCCCTTCCTGTTCGGCGGCCCCGGCATGCAGGGCGCCTACGTCAGGGACGGATCGGGAGCCCCTCTGGCCGGCTGCATATTCCGGGAGGACGCGGCGGCCAAACGCCTGAGCATAAACGAGCTGTATTTCGGCAGCGCCGCCGATTTCCGGCTGCTCCTGGGCTCGGTGAAACGGCAGTATCCGGAGCACAGCCTCACCCTGGGCCTGCCGGCGGACACCCGGGTATTTGACGGCATGGACAACCCCCGGCTGCTGAAAAGGACTGTTTCGGCGGGCCCCCAGTTCCGGGTGCACAGCCCCGAAAAGGCCCTGGGCTTCCTGAAGCCCCGGGGCAGCGGCTGCCTGAGCTTTGTCATCACCGACCCCCTGGAGCCGAGCCCGCGGCGCTTCTCGGTGCGCTGGGACGGGCCCTACCCTCAGGTCATTCCCTGGAACGGGGTCAACGAGGTGGCCACCACCATCCAGCGGTTTTCGCAGATATACTGCGGCTGCGTGAGGCTCACCCCGGAGAACTACGGGGACTTCGTGTCCTGCGACGCGGACGCTGTGCCCCTGCTGCAGGCCCTGCAGCCCCTGAACGGCCCTTACAGAGGCCCGGGAGAGCCCGGGTAACACATATAGGAGACATAACTATGAAAAGACTGACCTTTATTCTGCTGCTCATACTGCTCTGCCCGGCCCTGCTCCCGGCGGAGGTCAACGTGAAAGACCTGGGCGCCAAAGGCGACGGGGTGACGGACGACACCGCCGCCTTCATCGAGGCCGTCAGGACCGCCGGAGGCAACGGCGAGACCGTGCGGGTCCCCTTTGGCCAATACGTCATATCCTCCTCCGTGGAGCTGGACAGCGTGACCCTGGCGGGCAGCGCGGACGCCGCCTGGCCTGCCGACGAAAAGGTGCTGCCCGTCATCCTGCCCCGGAGCCTCAAGGAGAGCCCCTTTGTGCTGAAAAGGGCCGCGGCGGTGACCGGCATCTGCATCTCCTATGAACAAAATTACGACAAACCCGTCAAATATCCGGTGGCCATCGACATAGCCGGCACCGGCTGCTGGATACGCAACGTGAAGATACACGGCGCCTTTGACGGCATAAGGGCCCTGGGCGAGGCCAAGCCCGGCAACCCGGGCCGCCTGAACATTGAGAACGTGTTTATGGTCAATATAGTGGGCACCGGGGTCTATCTCAACGGCATGCGGGACGTGGGCCTGCTGGAAAACGTGGAGGTGTGGTCGCCCAACGTGATGATGGACCGGGACAAGCCCGTGGGCTTTCACATCAAGGGCAACGACGGCCTGAAGCTCAGCAACTGCTTTGCCTTTGCGGAGAAGATAGGCTTTTTCTTCGAGCACTCCGACAGGCCCGGCTTTCAGAAGGGGGCCATGTGGGGCACCATGACCGACTGCATGGCAGACTTCTGCGGCGAGGGCATCGTGGTCTCCGGCTTTGATTCCGGCAGGGAAAAGCCCGAAGACAAGGACTACCACTGCACCCTGACGGTAAACGGCGGCACCTACTGGACCCACGGCAACACGGTCCGCATAGAGGGCTGCTGCAACTGCTTTGTCATGTCCGGCTGCGACCTGCGGGCCAACGGCGGCAGCAACGTGGTCATACACGGAGGCAAGAGCGTCTCCATCTCCGGCTGCCGCATGGAAAAGGGCATGAAGGAGCACGTGTGGCCCATAGCCGTCATAGACGGCGGCGACAACGTGATGCTGAAGGACAACATCATGCTGGGCACCCACGACGGGCTCATCATAGGCAAGGGCTTCAAAAAGCTCATGGTGACGGGCAACATCATCACCTGCGGCGGGACGGCCGTCAAGGACTCCTCCCCCGCCTCCAAATACAAGGTCATCAAGGACAATCTATAAATAAACGGACAAGCCAATGAAATCATTCGGTATCAAGCTGCTGCTGTTTCTCACTTGCCTGTACTTAGTACTGGCCGGCGTCCTCTTCTGTCTGTGGAGAGGCGGCGCCTTCGACGCAGAGCCCACCGCCGGCGTCCTGCCGGACCACAAGCACAATCAGACTCTGGTGATAGTGGGGGACAGAGACTACAAGCCCTACTCCTTTTTCAACAGCGGGGGGGCTGCCGACGGCTTTGACATAGAGCTGGCCGCCGAGCTGGCCCACAGGCTCAACATGAACCCCCACGTCAAGCTGATGAGCTGGCACGAAGCCCTCAAGGCCATGGAGAACAAAGAAGCAGACCTGATCATGGGCATCGAGCTGCTGGTGGACGACGCCAACAACAAGGCCATCACCCCCACGGTGCCTATCAGCAGCGACACCCTCAGGGTGTTTTCCCACAAGCCCGTCAAGGACCCCCGTTTTCTCAACGGCCTCACCATGGCGGGGCTGGAGGGCGACAGCATGGTGCACACCCTCAATGCCATGGATATAGGCGTCAAGACCCGCCTGTATCCCGACTACACCTCCGCCATGAAGGCGGTGAGCACGGGCGAAGCGGACTTCACCGTCATAAGGGAGACCATAGGCGTCCGGGTGCTGAAGGACACGGGCATCAAGAACCTGCGGCCCTCCCTGGCGCTGATAGACAACTACCTGTGCTTTGCCGTGTCCTCGGACAACAAGGCCATGCTGGACGCGGTGAACACAGAGCTGGAGCGCATGCAGTGCGAGGGCTTTGTGGACGAGCTGAGCAAAAAATGGATGGACAGCTATCTCTCCACCCTGAGCCTGCACCAGGTGTGCGACTACAACCCCTGGCTCTACGCGGTGGGCCTGGCGCTGCTGCTCCTGTATCTGTTGGCCGTCAACAGAGTGTTTTATGACCGCAACAGCCAAAAGATACTCTCCCGCAGCCTGAAAAAGGACTCCTATTACCGCAATGCCCTGTTTTCCGACGCCTTTGCCTTCATAGAGTGCAACCTGTCCAAGGACACCGTCTCCGGCGAATACACCGAGATAGTGGACGGAGTGCCCGTCCCCTCCGACTACAAGCTGGGGATACGGGCCCCCTACACCTTCTCCGAGCTGGTGGACTGGTGGTTTGACAAGCTCTACGTGGGCTCGGAGACCCCTCTGGAGCCCGAGGGCATGAGAGAGAGGCTGCTGTCGCGCTTTGCCGCCGGCGAACGCACCGTCACCTTTGTCTGCTCCGCCAAGACCCCCACCCTGGAGCACCAGTTCCAGCAGATCACCATCTATATGGCCCTGGACACCTCCTCCTCGGACGTCATAGGCATGTGCGTGGTCAAGGACATCACCGGCGAGCAAAACCAGAAGACCTTCCTGGAAATGAGCCGCAAGATCAACCAGGCCCTGGCCAGAAACTATATGCAGATATACTACGTCAATCTGCCCAACAACTCCGTCACCCTGAAGGACGGCTCCATCTCCGCCTATCCTCCCGTGTTCAGAGAATACGTGGAAGAGGTGGCGATGCCGGAATACGTCAACCAGCTCATGAACGCCGACACCCCCGAAGGCATCGAGAGGCTCATGGGCCAGAACGAAAACTTCCTCATAGTATTCAAGAACAAGGAAGGCAAATACTGCACCCTGAGAGGCGTCAGGACCGGCGAGAGCGAAAACACCGTGGTGCTGGGCTTTGCCGAAAAGGATAAGGAACTGAGAGACATAATGGAGAAC
This Abditibacteriota bacterium DNA region includes the following protein-coding sequences:
- a CDS encoding right-handed parallel beta-helix repeat-containing protein; amino-acid sequence: MKRLTFILLLILLCPALLPAEVNVKDLGAKGDGVTDDTAAFIEAVRTAGGNGETVRVPFGQYVISSSVELDSVTLAGSADAAWPADEKVLPVILPRSLKESPFVLKRAAAVTGICISYEQNYDKPVKYPVAIDIAGTGCWIRNVKIHGAFDGIRALGEAKPGNPGRLNIENVFMVNIVGTGVYLNGMRDVGLLENVEVWSPNVMMDRDKPVGFHIKGNDGLKLSNCFAFAEKIGFFFEHSDRPGFQKGAMWGTMTDCMADFCGEGIVVSGFDSGREKPEDKDYHCTLTVNGGTYWTHGNTVRIEGCCNCFVMSGCDLRANGGSNVVIHGGKSVSISGCRMEKGMKEHVWPIAVIDGGDNVMLKDNIMLGTHDGLIIGKGFKKLMVTGNIITCGGTAVKDSSPASKYKVIKDNL
- a CDS encoding transporter substrate-binding domain-containing protein translates to MKSFGIKLLLFLTCLYLVLAGVLFCLWRGGAFDAEPTAGVLPDHKHNQTLVIVGDRDYKPYSFFNSGGAADGFDIELAAELAHRLNMNPHVKLMSWHEALKAMENKEADLIMGIELLVDDANNKAITPTVPISSDTLRVFSHKPVKDPRFLNGLTMAGLEGDSMVHTLNAMDIGVKTRLYPDYTSAMKAVSTGEADFTVIRETIGVRVLKDTGIKNLRPSLALIDNYLCFAVSSDNKAMLDAVNTELERMQCEGFVDELSKKWMDSYLSTLSLHQVCDYNPWLYAVGLALLLLYLLAVNRVFYDRNSQKILSRSLKKDSYYRNALFSDAFAFIECNLSKDTVSGEYTEIVDGVPVPSDYKLGIRAPYTFSELVDWWFDKLYVGSETPLEPEGMRERLLSRFAAGERTVTFVCSAKTPTLEHQFQQITIYMALDTSSSDVIGMCVVKDITGEQNQKTFLEMSRKINQALARNYMQIYYVNLPNNSVTLKDGSISAYPPVFREYVEEVAMPEYVNQLMNADTPEGIERLMGQNENFLIVFKNKEGKYCTLRGVRTGESENTVVLGFAEKDKELRDIMENKEA
- a CDS encoding GNAT family N-acetyltransferase, with protein sequence MISTHTISSKSEEAAVRRVMVGAFGKGVKDVIYGKFDFARLCCGREWLVFAKSDDGRIASSINTIPSPVYIDGVAVPHAGIGEVGTLPEYRRQGMANLCLDKCHRLFLERDVHLSSLAPFAYYFYRRAGWEIGCSCMSVEAVPEAFCDWEGAELCFDDPAEPSVIMDLYARHFAKYNCSTVRSALWWKRYPFLFGGPGMQGAYVRDGSGAPLAGCIFREDAAAKRLSINELYFGSAADFRLLLGSVKRQYPEHSLTLGLPADTRVFDGMDNPRLLKRTVSAGPQFRVHSPEKALGFLKPRGSGCLSFVITDPLEPSPRRFSVRWDGPYPQVIPWNGVNEVATTIQRFSQIYCGCVRLTPENYGDFVSCDADAVPLLQALQPLNGPYRGPGEPG